One segment of Triticum aestivum cultivar Chinese Spring chromosome 2A, IWGSC CS RefSeq v2.1, whole genome shotgun sequence DNA contains the following:
- the LOC123185233 gene encoding uncharacterized protein produces MHAPKQLPIAAIVASIFYLKFSSSAVTSEAREVLNVDSTITLTHTFNVASGGVYVVTSIEKEVGRRRRRSRLATLTWRRTRRPSMPPKVPLNELLKLDKGCSKNKLPKSKSLKSLFFASSVLTQVLVAMRAVAELQPQTWAG; encoded by the exons ATGCATGCCCCTAAACAGCTACCAATTGCTGCTATTGTTGCCTCTATTTTCTATCTGAAGTTCAGTTCTAGTGCGGTGACTAGCGAAGCTAGAGAGGTACTGAATGTTGATTCGACCATAACCCTTACGCACACCTTTAATGTTGCTAGTGGTGGTGTTTATGTTGTTACTTCGATCGAGAAGGAagtaggaaggagaaggagaaggagcagACTAGCAACCTTGACGTGGAGGAGAACGAGGAGGCCAAGCATGCCGCCCAAGGTGCCCCTCAACGAACTGCTCAAGCTCGACAAAG GTTGCAGCAAAAACAAGTTGCCAAAGTCAAAGTCCCTAAAAAGCCTATTCTTTGCATCTTCAGTACTCACTCAG GTCCTTGTTGCGATGAGAGCAGTAGCGGAGCTACAGCCCCAAACCTGGGCGGGCTAG